A genomic region of Gadus macrocephalus chromosome 5, ASM3116895v1 contains the following coding sequences:
- the LOC132457383 gene encoding probable N-acetyltransferase CML1 isoform X1 — translation MDAVRIRKYDPEEDEEAVREIFTMGMSEQVPSAFMHILKQPPTQMVLMCVFCALLASSKSFLLPILTLTLLLAGVRQLACHITKKYIDSRLESDLGRIADAYLASKDTCFWVAESDGSVVGMVACVPAQEANGGGGGGGGMPGCAQLKRMSVRRSHRHMGVGKALCRTVVAFARERGFPSVVLRTSVLMTDAQLLYRHAGFAETRQIPVPTFLAKVLNFCLIEYRLDVTQQDDHRD, via the coding sequence ATGGACGCCGTTCGGATCCGAAAGTACGACcccgaggaagacgaggaggcgGTGCGGGAGATCTTCACCATGGGCATGAGCGAGCAGGTGCCCTCGGCGTTCATGCACATCCTCAAGCAGCCGCCCACGCAGATGGTGCTGATGTGCGTGTTCTGCGCCCTGCTCGCCAGCTCCAAGTCCTTCCTGCTGCCcatcctcaccctcaccctcctgCTGGCCGGCGTCCGCCAGCTGGCCTGTCACATCACCAAGAAGTACATCGACTCCCGCCTCGAGTCGGACCTGGGCCGCATCGCCGACGCCTACCTGGCCAGCAAGGACACCTGCTTCTGGGTGGCGGAGAGCGACGGCTCCGTGGTCGGCATGGTGGCGTGCGTGCCGGCGCAGGAGgccaacggcggcggcggcggcggcggcggcatgcCGGGCTGCGCCCAGCTGAAGCGCATGTCGGTGCGGCGCTCGCACCGCCACATGGGCGTCGGCAAGGCGCTGTGCCGGACGGTGGTGGCGTTCGCCCGCGAGCGCGGCTTCCCCTCCGTGGTGCTGCGCACGTCGGTGTTGATGACGGACGCCCAGCTGCTCTACCGCCACGCGGGCTTCGCCGAGACGCGGCAGATCCCCGTGCCCACCTTCCTCGCCAAGGTGCTCAACTTCTGCCTGATCGAGTACCGGCTGGACGTCACGCAACAGGACGACCACAGAGACTAG